From the genome of Methylocystis bryophila, one region includes:
- a CDS encoding M15 family metallopeptidase, protein MVSGDALVRAYPDYLKTSDEKQIVWNDGTRMPLSDGKPDKSFDEKLKNASLLDQLSLPYPIGKPDHVPGADEDPGRFRNQAFFDKMYGDCDKHETQKRLVKVPWFGGFVEVTTINGVADKLRAVAAEIDRLPAALKRYAYPSAGAFACRTVKDTGKRSMHAYGAALDINTKYSDYWLWGKGAYHNRIPWEIVEIFERHGFIWGGKWGHFDTMHFEYRPEYFDARQ, encoded by the coding sequence GTGGTTTCAGGTGATGCGCTCGTGCGGGCCTATCCGGATTATCTCAAAACCAGCGATGAGAAGCAGATCGTCTGGAACGACGGAACGAGAATGCCGTTGTCTGATGGCAAACCCGACAAGAGTTTCGACGAAAAGCTGAAGAACGCCTCTCTGCTCGATCAATTGAGCCTGCCCTATCCGATCGGCAAGCCGGACCATGTGCCCGGCGCGGATGAGGATCCTGGGCGTTTTCGCAATCAGGCGTTCTTTGACAAGATGTATGGCGACTGTGACAAGCACGAGACTCAAAAGCGACTCGTGAAGGTGCCCTGGTTCGGCGGCTTCGTGGAGGTCACGACGATCAACGGGGTCGCGGATAAATTGCGCGCCGTCGCCGCCGAAATAGACCGGCTGCCCGCGGCTCTGAAGCGTTACGCCTATCCGAGCGCCGGCGCCTTCGCCTGCCGCACGGTCAAGGACACCGGCAAGCGCAGCATGCACGCTTATGGCGCCGCGCTCGACATCAACACCAAATATTCCGACTACTGGCTGTGGGGCAAAGGCGCTTACCACAACCGCATTCCCTGGGAGATCGTCGAGATCTTCGAGCGCCACGGTTTCATTTGGGGCGGCAAATGGGGCCATTTCGACACCATGCACTTCGAATATCGGCCTGAGTATTTCGACGCGCGCCAATGA
- a CDS encoding YARHG domain-containing protein produces MKSLAKFSAALAALLGVVVVSIPESALAQDAAGMSCGALWYARNAIYARRGYCFNTARARAVFGAGCFPPYGHLSGWEASRVNELQMWERRKGC; encoded by the coding sequence ATGAAATCTTTAGCAAAATTCAGCGCGGCGCTCGCCGCTCTCCTGGGGGTGGTTGTCGTTTCCATCCCCGAGTCCGCCCTCGCGCAAGATGCTGCGGGGATGTCCTGCGGCGCCCTTTGGTACGCGCGCAACGCCATCTATGCGCGGCGCGGTTACTGCTTCAACACGGCGCGGGCCCGCGCCGTGTTCGGCGCCGGCTGCTTCCCGCCCTATGGCCATTTGAGCGGATGGGAAGCAAGCCGCGTGAACGAGCTCCAGATGTGGGAGCGCCGCAAGGGCTGCTGA
- a CDS encoding GFA family protein, which produces MKVRTSSCVCGRVRCEGSGETLLSAVCYCLDCQEGGRRIEALPEAPRVLDDDGGAPYLIYRDDRFRCVSGEELLVDRRLKPNSPTRRVVAGCCNSGMFLKFDPGFWVSSYRHRYEGELPPIDMRTNVRRRQTQSPMPDDAPCYLSFPPKLFAKLIGARMAMFFGR; this is translated from the coding sequence TTGAAGGTCAGGACTTCCTCATGCGTCTGCGGACGCGTTCGCTGCGAAGGGAGCGGCGAGACCCTTCTCTCCGCTGTCTGCTACTGTCTCGACTGTCAGGAAGGCGGCCGACGCATCGAAGCGCTGCCGGAGGCGCCGCGCGTGCTCGATGACGACGGCGGCGCCCCTTATCTGATCTACCGCGACGATCGCTTTCGCTGCGTGTCCGGCGAAGAGCTTCTCGTCGACCGTCGGTTGAAACCCAACTCACCGACGCGACGCGTTGTGGCGGGTTGCTGCAACTCAGGCATGTTTCTCAAGTTCGACCCAGGGTTCTGGGTCTCGAGCTATCGCCATCGCTACGAGGGCGAACTTCCGCCCATCGACATGCGCACGAATGTTCGGCGTCGCCAGACCCAGTCGCCCATGCCCGACGACGCGCCCTGCTATCTAAGCTTCCCGCCGAAACTCTTCGCGAAATTGATCGGGGCGCGGATGGCAATGTTTTTCGGACGTTGA
- a CDS encoding cupin domain-containing protein — protein MESPDPPLAVEAALAAPRAKRSNLPEPFFTRMAGRERRPLGELFGLKNFGVNLTSIAPGGETSLLHRHGRQDEFVFILEGEPTLVTERGEVLLRPGMCAGFAAGGAAHHLVNRSESVVVYLEIGDRTPGDWAEYPNDDLAGRLDESGQWTFSHKDGRPY, from the coding sequence ATGGAGTCGCCCGATCCACCCTTGGCCGTGGAGGCGGCCCTCGCCGCGCCGCGCGCGAAGAGATCGAATCTTCCTGAGCCCTTTTTCACCCGAATGGCGGGCCGCGAGCGACGTCCTCTCGGCGAGCTCTTCGGCCTCAAGAATTTTGGGGTCAATTTGACGAGCATCGCGCCGGGAGGAGAAACCTCGCTCTTGCATCGCCACGGGCGGCAGGACGAATTCGTCTTTATCCTGGAGGGAGAGCCGACGCTCGTCACCGAGCGCGGCGAGGTCCTGCTGCGCCCCGGCATGTGCGCCGGTTTTGCTGCGGGCGGCGCCGCGCATCATCTGGTCAATCGCAGCGAATCCGTCGTCGTTTATCTCGAGATCGGCGACCGCACCCCAGGAGATTGGGCGGAATATCCGAACGACGACCTCGCCGGCAGACTCGACGAAAGCGGGCAGTGGACCTTCAGCCACAAGGACGGACGGCCCTATTGA
- a CDS encoding alpha/beta hydrolase produces the protein MPEVIFSGPGGRLEGRFHQSATRGAPIAIVLHPHPQFGGTMNNQIVYHLYYAFAERGFSVLRFNFRGVGRSQGMFDHGAGELSDAAAALDWAQAVNPEARACWIAGVSFGSWIGMQLLMRRPEIEGFVSVAPPANRFDYSFLAPCPSSGLFVHGDIDRVAPLKEVTGLIEKLKTQKGITIEHAVVKGANHFFENKIDPLIIEVSNYLDKRLGNPPRIAIPARGD, from the coding sequence ATGCCCGAAGTAATCTTCAGCGGCCCGGGCGGCAGGCTCGAGGGCCGGTTTCACCAATCTGCGACGCGCGGCGCGCCGATCGCGATCGTGCTGCATCCGCATCCGCAGTTCGGCGGAACGATGAATAATCAGATCGTCTATCACCTCTACTATGCCTTCGCGGAACGCGGCTTTTCCGTCCTTCGCTTCAATTTTCGCGGCGTGGGGCGCAGCCAGGGGATGTTCGACCATGGCGCGGGCGAGCTCTCCGACGCGGCCGCGGCGCTCGACTGGGCGCAGGCCGTCAATCCGGAAGCGCGCGCCTGTTGGATCGCCGGGGTTTCCTTTGGCTCCTGGATTGGCATGCAGCTCCTCATGCGTCGCCCCGAGATCGAGGGCTTCGTGTCGGTGGCTCCGCCCGCGAACCGCTTCGACTACTCCTTCCTCGCCCCCTGCCCTTCTTCGGGCCTCTTCGTCCATGGAGACATCGATCGCGTCGCGCCATTGAAGGAGGTGACCGGCTTGATCGAGAAGCTGAAGACGCAGAAGGGCATCACGATCGAGCATGCGGTCGTGAAGGGCGCGAACCACTTTTTCGAGAACAAGATCGACCCGCTGATCATCGAGGTCTCCAACTATCTCGACAAGCGCCTCGGCAATCCGCCGCGCATCGCCATTCCTGCGCGGGGAGATTAA
- a CDS encoding tetratricopeptide repeat protein: protein MSARYSDRLRWPFASACLAFLVGAAPFAAHAQAGQGWAACSGQAPDAAIDACSKLIASFGPKETAHNKAAAFYNRANAYVAKGDYERAFPDFAKALELEPKSASMLSARAAAYRGQGDYKSAVKDLDAAIKRDPKNADIFISRGAARYGLHDFDGAIADFGEALKFNPTYGPAFTARAKVYMQERKEEKALADFAEAVKYDKTAAPYLSRGDLYLEIKDADRAIADFTEGLKREPNSVVAFVDRGSAWRSKGELDKAIADYDAALKIDPKLVPALYNRASIWRMKKEFPRAKEDYEAILKLRPDFPEAKKGLEEVDRLISWQAKNAAKAAAPTAKP from the coding sequence ATGTCTGCTCGATATTCAGACCGATTGCGGTGGCCTTTCGCCTCCGCCTGCTTGGCGTTCCTTGTCGGCGCCGCCCCTTTCGCTGCGCATGCGCAAGCCGGGCAAGGCTGGGCGGCTTGCAGCGGCCAGGCTCCGGACGCCGCGATCGACGCCTGCTCGAAGCTCATCGCGAGCTTCGGTCCCAAAGAGACGGCCCACAACAAGGCGGCGGCCTTCTACAACCGCGCCAACGCCTATGTGGCGAAGGGCGACTATGAGCGCGCCTTCCCGGATTTCGCCAAGGCGTTGGAGCTCGAGCCGAAGTCGGCGAGCATGCTTTCCGCGCGCGCGGCGGCCTACCGCGGCCAGGGCGATTACAAGTCGGCCGTGAAGGATCTAGACGCCGCGATCAAGCGCGACCCCAAGAACGCCGACATCTTTATCAGCCGCGGCGCCGCGCGATACGGTCTGCACGACTTCGACGGCGCCATCGCCGACTTTGGCGAGGCCTTGAAGTTCAATCCGACTTACGGTCCCGCCTTCACCGCCCGCGCCAAAGTTTACATGCAGGAGCGCAAAGAGGAGAAGGCGCTGGCCGATTTCGCAGAGGCCGTAAAATACGACAAGACCGCGGCGCCTTATCTCTCGCGCGGCGACCTCTACCTCGAGATCAAGGACGCGGATCGCGCGATCGCCGACTTCACGGAAGGCCTGAAGCGCGAACCGAACTCTGTCGTGGCCTTCGTCGACCGCGGCTCCGCTTGGCGTAGCAAGGGCGAGCTCGACAAGGCGATCGCCGACTATGACGCGGCGCTCAAGATCGACCCGAAGCTCGTCCCGGCGCTCTACAACCGCGCGAGCATCTGGCGCATGAAAAAGGAATTTCCGCGCGCCAAGGAGGATTACGAGGCGATCCTGAAGTTGAGGCCCGATTTTCCAGAAGCCAAGAAGGGGCTGGAGGAAGTGGATCGCCTGATCTCCTGGCAGGCCAAGAACGCCGCGAAAGCGGCGGCGCCCACTGCAAAGCCCTAG
- a CDS encoding MotA/TolQ/ExbB proton channel family protein: MDYSSINPLTMFYAAGLVGKSVILLLLAASIYTWVLILIGAYSIVKIGRSAQEARSGGDVGVLAPVDAVGKAAAALVVEGESANERRERIAEQMSRAAREMLAREEGGLPNLAIISSTAPFIGLFGTVWGIMSSFASIAQAQDTSLAVVAPGIAEALATTAYGLFAAIPAAVAYNRIGANFGRLGQQVAHWIEDVALSHVSDRPVLPRKKEAA; encoded by the coding sequence ATGGACTATTCATCGATAAACCCGCTTACGATGTTCTATGCCGCGGGACTCGTCGGCAAGTCGGTCATCCTCCTTCTTCTCGCCGCCTCGATCTACACCTGGGTGCTCATTCTGATCGGCGCCTATTCCATCGTGAAGATCGGCCGTTCGGCGCAGGAAGCGCGTTCGGGCGGCGACGTCGGCGTGTTGGCGCCGGTCGACGCTGTCGGCAAAGCGGCTGCGGCGCTCGTAGTGGAGGGCGAGTCGGCCAACGAGCGGCGCGAGAGAATCGCCGAGCAGATGAGCCGAGCCGCGCGCGAGATGCTGGCGCGAGAAGAAGGCGGCCTGCCCAATCTTGCGATCATCTCGTCGACGGCGCCCTTTATCGGCCTCTTCGGCACGGTCTGGGGGATCATGTCGAGCTTCGCGAGCATCGCGCAGGCGCAGGACACGAGCCTCGCGGTCGTCGCGCCGGGTATCGCGGAAGCGCTGGCGACGACCGCCTATGGACTCTTCGCGGCCATTCCCGCGGCGGTCGCCTATAACCGCATCGGCGCGAACTTCGGGCGCCTCGGCCAGCAGGTCGCCCATTGGATCGAGGACGTGGCGCTCTCGCATGTTTCGGATCGCCCCGTCCTGCCGCGTAAGAAGGAGGCCGCGTAA
- a CDS encoding ExbD/TolR family protein produces MAFSTRSNASKDLYQPLAEINVTPLVDVMLVLLIIFMITAPLLAKGVKVNLPQAKAAVPLNQKDPIMVTVSKDGKISLGVDEVSPEALIDGVRAMMGEEVNRVVHVRGDTEAVYGQIVAVMDKLATNGITHIAIMTNSRKAGAGGASAPVSVPAVAPPAPAPAPAGGGR; encoded by the coding sequence ATGGCTTTCTCCACGCGCTCCAACGCCAGCAAAGATCTTTATCAGCCGCTGGCTGAAATCAACGTTACGCCGCTCGTCGACGTGATGCTGGTGCTTCTGATCATTTTCATGATCACCGCGCCGCTGCTCGCCAAGGGCGTCAAGGTCAACCTGCCGCAGGCGAAAGCGGCCGTGCCGCTCAACCAAAAAGACCCGATCATGGTCACGGTGAGCAAGGACGGCAAGATCTCGCTCGGCGTCGACGAAGTGTCGCCGGAGGCGTTGATCGACGGCGTTCGCGCCATGATGGGCGAAGAAGTCAACCGCGTCGTGCACGTGCGCGGCGATACGGAAGCGGTTTACGGCCAGATCGTCGCGGTTATGGACAAGCTCGCGACGAATGGGATCACCCATATCGCGATCATGACCAATTCGCGTAAGGCGGGCGCTGGCGGCGCCTCGGCGCCGGTCTCCGTCCCCGCGGTCGCGCCTCCCGCGCCGGCCCCGGCTCCTGCGGGAGGCGGCAGATGA
- a CDS encoding TonB C-terminal domain-containing protein, with product MRISWGVVIALSLGPACAQAQTAQPASPLAEKPKAVAPAAPAAPKPAETTAAAPPQEEIRSESKFLAVLYAEIAKQSASEEEKELGEGQASASFHVDANGKIDKVTIDNTTSEAHSAAVKRILAQVKVPRPPNGGMDIGQTFKFH from the coding sequence ATGCGCATTTCATGGGGCGTTGTGATCGCGTTGTCGTTGGGGCCGGCTTGCGCGCAAGCGCAAACGGCGCAGCCAGCGTCGCCTTTAGCCGAGAAGCCCAAGGCCGTGGCTCCGGCGGCTCCTGCCGCGCCGAAGCCGGCCGAGACGACGGCGGCCGCGCCGCCGCAAGAGGAGATTCGCTCCGAAAGCAAGTTCCTCGCCGTGCTCTACGCCGAGATCGCGAAGCAAAGCGCTTCGGAGGAGGAGAAAGAGCTGGGCGAGGGGCAGGCGAGTGCAAGCTTCCATGTCGACGCGAATGGCAAGATCGACAAGGTGACGATCGACAATACGACGAGCGAGGCGCATTCGGCGGCGGTGAAGCGCATCCTCGCTCAGGTCAAGGTCCCGCGACCGCCGAACGGCGGCATGGATATCGGCCAGACCTTCAAATTCCACTAG
- a CDS encoding sialidase family protein, with amino-acid sequence MNPADWRAAFKSTSFGALALAAMAAAVIVSHPARGESRATAVPTAAPAAKSGEGGHEGHMMGAPAAPACLDPLPRCASTAEPAFSRDGTLWLAFPVGDKIYVASSRDSGASFAPAVVAATVTGGVIDANGEARPKIAALPNGALLISYTARPEKSYDGSIWLVRSVDGGKSFSAPEPLLDSTGQRFDIFLVSPKGRIYAAWLDKRDAAAAKQAGEAFAGSGIAVGWSDDGGKSFVGKKILMDHSCECCRVSAAFDPDGQPVFAWRHVYDDNLRDHYVAKLSKDGATLSGGRVSEDEWATGCPHQGPSLAIDAAGTWHVTWFTNGKARKGLFYASSADGGKSFSAPQKLGDDAKAPSRAAILFSKGKLYRVWKEFDGTTTGILLQSSKDSGKSWSAARTVATTAETSDQPRLIDGKTGVYLSWLTKVEGYRLLPLGREDAAEAAQPALAKK; translated from the coding sequence ATGAATCCGGCAGATTGGCGCGCTGCGTTTAAATCCACTTCGTTCGGCGCGCTCGCCCTCGCGGCGATGGCCGCGGCGGTTATCGTCTCCCATCCCGCCCGCGGCGAATCTCGCGCAACCGCCGTTCCGACGGCTGCGCCAGCCGCGAAAAGCGGAGAGGGCGGCCATGAGGGCCACATGATGGGCGCGCCTGCAGCCCCCGCCTGCCTGGACCCGCTGCCACGTTGCGCCTCGACCGCCGAGCCTGCCTTCTCCCGCGATGGAACGCTCTGGCTCGCCTTCCCCGTAGGCGACAAAATCTATGTCGCGTCCTCACGCGACAGCGGCGCGAGCTTCGCGCCGGCGGTCGTCGCGGCGACCGTGACGGGCGGCGTGATCGACGCCAATGGCGAGGCGCGCCCCAAGATTGCGGCGCTCCCCAATGGCGCGCTCCTCATCAGTTACACGGCGCGGCCAGAGAAGAGCTATGACGGCTCGATCTGGCTCGTTCGCTCGGTGGATGGCGGCAAGAGCTTCTCGGCGCCCGAGCCGCTCCTCGATTCCACCGGGCAGCGCTTCGACATTTTCCTCGTCTCGCCGAAGGGTCGCATCTACGCAGCCTGGCTCGACAAGCGCGACGCCGCTGCGGCGAAGCAGGCGGGCGAAGCCTTCGCAGGCAGCGGGATCGCCGTCGGCTGGTCCGACGATGGGGGCAAGAGCTTTGTGGGCAAGAAGATCCTGATGGATCATTCCTGCGAATGCTGTCGCGTGTCGGCGGCGTTTGACCCGGACGGCCAGCCCGTGTTCGCCTGGCGACACGTCTACGACGACAATCTGCGCGACCATTACGTCGCCAAGCTCTCCAAGGACGGCGCGACGCTTTCGGGCGGCCGCGTCAGCGAGGACGAGTGGGCGACGGGTTGCCCGCATCAAGGGCCGTCACTGGCGATCGACGCCGCTGGAACCTGGCATGTCACCTGGTTCACCAACGGCAAGGCGCGCAAGGGGCTGTTCTACGCATCGAGCGCCGACGGCGGAAAGAGCTTTTCGGCGCCCCAGAAACTCGGAGATGACGCGAAGGCGCCTTCGCGCGCGGCGATCCTCTTTTCGAAAGGCAAGCTCTACCGCGTCTGGAAAGAGTTCGACGGAACGACGACCGGCATTCTCCTGCAATCGTCCAAAGACTCGGGGAAGAGCTGGAGCGCGGCGCGGACAGTGGCGACGACGGCCGAGACCTCCGATCAGCCTCGGCTTATCGACGGTAAGACCGGCGTCTATCTCTCCTGGCTGACCAAGGTCGAGGGCTACCGGCTATTGCCGCTCGGGCGGGAAGACGCCGCTGAGGCGGCGCAACCCGCGCTGGCGAAGAAGTGA
- a CDS encoding TlpA family protein disulfide reductase — translation MKAGRASLLAGFVVALGSVMAAPEPASALDFQPYARGSFAELRKAHAGRPLLVHFWSATCAPCLAELSDWARLAAEKKGIDIIFVNADGEHDRVKAGARLEKAGLAGAVQYGFADDFLDRLFFEVDPMWRGELPFTAMIDASGKIITVAGLLDDSTIAAWLKSN, via the coding sequence ATGAAAGCCGGTCGCGCATCGCTTCTCGCCGGCTTTGTTGTGGCCCTCGGCTCTGTCATGGCCGCGCCGGAGCCCGCGTCGGCGCTCGACTTCCAGCCCTATGCGCGCGGCTCCTTCGCCGAGCTGCGCAAGGCGCATGCGGGCCGACCGCTCCTGGTGCATTTCTGGTCCGCGACCTGCGCGCCTTGCCTCGCGGAGCTTTCCGACTGGGCGCGGCTCGCGGCCGAGAAAAAAGGGATCGACATCATCTTCGTCAATGCGGACGGGGAGCACGACCGCGTGAAAGCCGGCGCGCGCTTGGAGAAGGCGGGACTCGCGGGTGCGGTCCAGTATGGCTTCGCCGATGATTTCCTTGACAGGCTTTTCTTCGAGGTCGATCCGATGTGGCGCGGCGAGCTTCCGTTCACGGCGATGATCGATGCGAGCGGCAAGATCATCACAGTGGCGGGGCTCCTGGACGATTCCACGATAGCGGCGTGGCTGAAATCGAATTGA
- a CDS encoding TonB-dependent receptor: MHRPRLLTSVSVCALFVLGSNELRAQQSLPSIDVGAARVVRPHKPQQAHRPSLGATHSAPTHTTAPVVATHPAPAPVAAPAPAPVADALGHTDKPFSGSYVPASVAHVGDVASVTQRQISETVNVMTSSETIQNLPSTLVRERFIGDRNATIQGRINNPQDSARTMLYADGVLLSNYLGNSYAYPPRWNMVSPVEIERVDVMQGPFSALYGGNSESGVYTITTRMPETFEFHAEGNSALQYFHWFEDKETDLSGHMSAALGDRKENFSYWVIYDRLDAQGQAQTFSQNQFTTSCGTKCLKAFGGMFAPYVGGGTAANGFPTPGGTLGNIAGSAGADHSQQHFGKVKLAYDFTPAVRATWQTGFWSLVDDTFVQPYMYTTSGVPLYGLGSGIKINDGPYGSYTLGALNPTHSNASHMMNTAEFKSDTKGFFDFDLVGTQYNFLRDYTNTYSQYGFLPTAVNAAGNVTAWNINPTGSNVNQGGNFWRTFDGRFIARPEQDLLGKHILSFGLSDWLYSLNSVQTNTNVATSNYYYDIQTINYGKTNTRSAYIQDEWKFHPDWRLTLGARGDWWTAFEGANDSLGNVTKLNRTTLALYPKAYKGAFSPKSALEWQVTPEFLLRGSIDRAYRFPTVSEMFQAISTPNTVVFNNPNLQPESMTYYDLSGEYHWRNAFDGAAEMLTPRVSFFNVDAWDYMYTQSNTVGATTFSQTININKVHFHGIEGLLTANGLGWHGLNGEFSATFTDTKMLSDKLAPWFDGNQVPRIPRIRLRGTISYSPDDKFSIGASMRFATGAFVSLANTDFSHDSYGSTDSSYLVFDAKAQYKIAPGWTATAGVNNIGNNKALVNPNPYPERTFFLGLKYDIGGPRQDVVGVSAADLSGGASDQSSTIHR; encoded by the coding sequence ATGCATCGCCCCCGTCTCCTCACCAGCGTCTCCGTCTGCGCCCTCTTCGTTCTCGGCTCTAACGAGCTGCGCGCGCAGCAATCCTTGCCGTCGATCGACGTCGGCGCCGCGCGCGTGGTGCGCCCCCATAAGCCGCAACAGGCGCATCGCCCGAGTCTGGGGGCCACGCATAGCGCGCCCACCCACACGACCGCGCCGGTCGTCGCGACACACCCGGCGCCCGCGCCCGTCGCCGCCCCGGCGCCCGCGCCTGTCGCCGATGCGCTGGGTCATACCGACAAGCCCTTCAGCGGTTCCTACGTGCCCGCCAGCGTCGCCCATGTTGGAGACGTGGCCTCAGTGACCCAACGGCAGATCAGTGAGACCGTGAACGTCATGACGTCGTCGGAGACGATCCAAAATCTCCCGAGCACGCTCGTGCGCGAACGCTTCATCGGCGACCGCAATGCGACGATCCAGGGACGCATCAACAACCCTCAAGATAGCGCGCGCACGATGCTTTACGCAGACGGCGTGCTGCTCTCGAATTATCTCGGCAACAGCTACGCCTATCCGCCGCGCTGGAACATGGTGTCGCCTGTCGAGATCGAGCGCGTCGATGTGATGCAGGGTCCGTTCTCGGCGCTTTACGGCGGCAACTCGGAAAGCGGCGTCTACACGATCACGACGCGCATGCCGGAAACTTTCGAGTTTCACGCCGAAGGCAATTCTGCGCTGCAGTATTTCCACTGGTTCGAGGACAAGGAGACCGATCTTTCCGGGCACATGTCGGCAGCGCTCGGCGATCGCAAAGAGAATTTCTCGTACTGGGTGATCTACGACCGGCTCGACGCGCAGGGCCAGGCGCAGACCTTTTCTCAAAATCAATTCACAACCTCATGTGGAACGAAGTGCCTAAAAGCCTTCGGCGGCATGTTTGCCCCTTACGTGGGGGGCGGCACGGCCGCCAATGGGTTCCCGACCCCTGGCGGGACTCTGGGCAATATCGCCGGCAGCGCCGGCGCCGACCACAGCCAGCAACACTTCGGCAAGGTCAAGCTCGCCTATGACTTCACGCCAGCGGTGCGCGCGACCTGGCAGACCGGCTTCTGGTCCCTGGTCGACGATACTTTCGTCCAACCGTACATGTACACGACGAGTGGCGTGCCGCTTTACGGCCTCGGCAGCGGAATCAAGATCAATGACGGCCCCTATGGCTCTTACACGCTGGGCGCCCTGAACCCGACGCATTCCAACGCGTCGCACATGATGAACACGGCGGAATTCAAGAGCGACACGAAGGGCTTCTTCGATTTCGACCTCGTGGGCACGCAATATAATTTTCTGCGCGACTATACTAACACCTATTCGCAATATGGCTTCCTGCCGACCGCCGTTAACGCGGCAGGCAACGTCACCGCTTGGAACATCAACCCGACCGGCTCGAACGTCAATCAGGGCGGCAATTTTTGGCGCACCTTCGATGGGCGCTTCATCGCGCGCCCCGAGCAGGATCTGCTCGGCAAGCACATCCTTTCCTTCGGCCTAAGCGATTGGCTCTATTCGCTGAACAGCGTGCAGACCAACACCAATGTCGCGACGTCAAACTATTATTATGACATCCAAACCATCAACTACGGCAAGACGAACACGCGGAGCGCCTACATTCAGGACGAGTGGAAGTTCCATCCGGACTGGCGTCTCACCCTGGGCGCGCGCGGCGATTGGTGGACCGCCTTCGAAGGCGCAAATGACAGCCTGGGCAATGTCACCAAGTTGAACAGAACCACGCTTGCTCTCTACCCCAAGGCGTACAAGGGCGCCTTCTCGCCCAAGAGCGCGCTGGAGTGGCAGGTGACCCCCGAATTCCTGCTCCGAGGCTCGATCGATAGAGCTTATCGCTTCCCGACCGTCTCCGAGATGTTCCAGGCGATCTCGACTCCCAATACGGTCGTCTTCAACAATCCCAATCTGCAGCCTGAATCCATGACCTACTACGATCTCAGCGGCGAATATCATTGGCGCAACGCTTTCGACGGAGCCGCTGAAATGCTCACGCCGCGGGTCAGCTTTTTCAATGTGGACGCCTGGGATTACATGTACACCCAATCCAACACAGTCGGCGCCACCACATTTTCTCAGACCATCAATATCAACAAGGTTCACTTCCACGGCATAGAAGGGCTCTTGACCGCGAACGGCCTCGGTTGGCATGGGCTCAACGGCGAGTTCAGCGCGACCTTCACGGACACCAAAATGCTTTCGGATAAGCTGGCGCCGTGGTTTGACGGCAATCAGGTCCCTCGCATCCCTCGCATTCGCCTGCGGGGAACCATCAGCTACTCTCCGGACGACAAATTCTCCATCGGCGCCTCCATGCGCTTCGCGACGGGCGCTTTCGTCAGTCTCGCGAATACCGATTTCAGCCATGACTCCTATGGCAGCACGGACAGCTCCTATCTCGTCTTCGACGCGAAAGCGCAGTACAAAATCGCGCCAGGCTGGACCGCGACCGCCGGCGTCAACAATATCGGCAACAACAAAGCCCTGGTTAATCCCAATCCCTACCCCGAGCGCACTTTCTTTCTCGGGCTCAAATACGATATCGGCGGCCCGAGGCAGGACGTCGTCGGCGTGAGCGCTGCGGATCTGAGCGGCGGGGCCAGCGATCAGTCGTCCACGATCCATCGATAG